DNA from Krasilnikovia cinnamomea:
TGGCCTTGTAGTCGTCGGTGGAGTCCACGACGACCGTGTTGAGGCCGGACTTCTCCGTGTAGACCACGGCCTGACGGGCGTTGGCCTCCAGCCAGTTGCCGAACTCGCTGGAGCCGGTGAAGTCGACGATCCGGACGTCCGGGTGGGTGGCGAGGGTGGCGGCGATGCCGTCGCCGCGCTCCTCCACCGCGAGGGTCACCACGTTGGGGTCCAGGCCGGCCTCGGTCAGCACCTCCCGGGCGATCTGCACCGTGATGGCCAGCGGGAGCACCGCGCCCGGGTGCGGCTTGACGATGACCGGGTTGCCCGTCACCAGGCTGGCGAACAGGCCGGGGTAGCCGTTCCAGGTGGGGAAGGTGTTGCACCCGATCACCAGGCCGACGCCGCGCCCGACCACCGTGCTGGTCTTGGCCAGCCGCAGCGGCTCACCACCGCGCTGCGGCTTCGCCCAGGTGGAGACGACCGGGACGCGGGTGGTCTCGGCCAGCGCGTACGCCACCGCCTCGAGGCCGCGGTCCTGGGCGTGCGGGCCGCCCGCCTGGAACGCCATGACGAACGCCTGGCCGGTGGTGTGCTGCACCGCGTGCGCCAGCTCGAACGAGCGGGCGTTGATCCGGCGCAGGATCTCGGCGGCGACCCCGGCCCGCCCGTACGGACCCGCGGCGCGCCAGCCCGGGGTCGCGGCGCGGGCCGCCGCGACCAGGGCGGCCGGGTCGGCCCGGGGGTAGCTCACGCCGAGCTCGATCCCGTACGGCGAGCGCTCCGTGGAGACGGTGCCCGTGGCGCCGGGAACCTCGATCGGGAACTGCTTGCCGAGCAGGGCGGTGAACGCCCGCTCACCGGCGGGGGCGGCGTCCTCCCCGTACACGGATTTGCTGGGTGATTCGGGATAAGCCGACCAGTAGTCCCGGGCGCCGGCCGCGGCGATCGCCTGATCCAGCAGCTCGCGATGCTGCTCGTAGAGATCGGCGGGGGTTGTCATCTGGCCTCCTGAGGTGTTGGCTTACCCTAAATATCTACCGTCCGGTCGGTTGGTTATCAAGGGTTTCGGATGTCCAGCCGAGGGAGAGCGGGTGAGGATGGCACGGACCGCAGCGCACGAGATGTTCGACCGCGACGCCGCCTCGCGCGGCCTGGGCATGGAACTGATCGGGGCCGCCGACGGCGCCGCCGAGGTCCGGATGCCGGTCACTCCAGCCATGGTGAACGGCCACGACATCGCCCACGGGGGATTCGTGTTTCTGCTGGCCGACACCGCGTTCGCCTGCGCCTGCAACAGCCACGGCCCGGTCACCGTGGCCGCCGGCGCCGACATCGCCTTCCTGCGGCCGGTCCGCACGGGCGAGGTGCTCGTGGCGCAGGCCCGCGAACGCGTCCGGCAGGGCCGCACCGGCATCTACGACGTCACCGTGACCCGCGAGGGCACCGACGAGGTGGTGGCCGAGTTCCGCGGCCGCAGCCACGTCGTGCGCGCGCCCGGGGCGCCCCGATGACCGGGGCCGCCGGCAACCCGCCGGCGCGTTCCCCGCTCCCGCGTGCCGAGCGGATCCCGCGCGAGGGCGCCCGGCCCCGCCGCGGGCGCCCCGGTCACGACCAGGACGCCGTGCTCACCGCCGCCGTGCGGCTGTTCAACGAACGCGGCTACGAGGCCACCAGCATGGGCGAGCTGGCCGAACGCCTCGGCATCACCAAGTCGAGCATCTACCACCACGTCAGCAGCAAGCAGGAGCTACTGCGCATGGCGGTCGACCACGCCCTAGACGGGCTGTTCGAGGCCGCCGACGAGGTCCGCGCCGGGCACACCCCCGCGATCGAACGCCTGGAGTTGCTGATCCGCCGCAGCGTGCTGGTGCTCGCCGACCGGCTGGAGTACGTGACGCTGCTGCTGCGGGTGCGCGGCAACACGGCCGTGGAGCAGCAGGCGCTGCTGCGCCGCCGGGTCTTCGACGCGATCGTGACCGATCTCGTGAAACAGGCCCAGGCGGACGGCGCCCTGCGCCCAGACGTGGACCCCGCGACCGCGGCCCGCCTGCTGTTCGGCATGGTCAACTCGCTCATCGAGTGGTACAGCCCCGCCCGGGGCGCCGCCGAGCCGCTGGCCGACACGATCACCGCGATCGCCTTCGACGGGCTGCGCACCCGGCCCTGAGCTCGGCTACCGGAGTCCGCTCGCCGGGCCGGGCCGGCGGCGCCGGCGAGCCGTCGCGGAGGTCATCGGCAGGCGCGGGTCGACCGGCTGGCCGGACCAGGCGGCGCGCACCCACGCGTGGGCCGGGTCGTCGCAGGCCAGCCACCGCCGCTGACCCGGCCCGGCCATGACGTTGAGGTGGTACAGGTCGTAGCCGGGCGCGGCCATCGTCGGGCCGTGCCATCCGTACGGGATCAGCACGGCGTCGCCGCCGCGCACCTCGGCGCACACGTCGATCGGGCGGTCCGGGTGGCCGTACGCGCGCTGGTATCCCACCCCCGCCGCGCCGGACGGCGACGCACCCACCTCGAAGTAGTAGATCTCCTCCAGCGGCGCCTCCCCCGGGCGCGGCTCGTCGTGCTTGTGCGGCGGGTACGACGACCAGTTGCCGCCGGGCGTGATCACCTCGCACACGATGAGCCGGTCGGCGTCGAAGGTCTCCGGGGTGCAGACGTTGTTGACCTGGCGGCTGGCCTGACCGGCGCCGCGCAGTTCCACCGCGACGTCCTGGGCGGCCCCGTAGCGGAACGGCAGCCGGCGGCTCGCCCGCGCGCCGGGCAGCGCGAACCGGCCGCCGCTGGGGGCGCGCACCGTGACGGTCGCCTCCCGCGGCAGGTACGCGAAGTCGCTGATCCGGGAGAACACCGAGTCGCGGCCGGTCAGCGTGACCCGCTCGTCGTCGCAGGTGACGTCGCAACCACCGGCCAGTGGCAGGACGAGCATCTCGTCGGCGCCGGTCGTGAACGTCGCCCGGGTGCCGACCGACAGGTCGAGCACGCGCAGCCCGCAGTACCGCCAGCCGGCCGACTCCGGTGTCACGACCAGCTCGAACGGCGGCTGCCCGGTACTGCCCCGGGGCACCAGAGGGCCGATCTCGCGCGGTGCGTCGTCCGGGGGCATCCGGTTCCCTTCCAGGACGGTCGGGTGAGCTGAGCGCGGCCGGCACGCCGGAATGGGGGGCAGGTCAGACGTACGCCCTCACTGACATCGATGTAAGAGCGTCCCGGCCCGCCGCGTCAATAGCTACGGGCGCCGGCCGCTCGACGCCACGAACGGGATGACCGCCAGCGCGAGCACGCCGCCGATGACCGACAGCGTGGCGTAGCTGGTCGCGCTCATGATCATGCCGCTGGCGATGCCGCCCCCGGCGCCGGACAGCGCGACGCAGAGGTCGACGGTGCCCTGGGTCTTCGCCCGCGTGCTCGGGGGCGCCGCGTCGGTGACGATGGCGGTGCCGGAGACCAGACCGAGGTTCCAGCCGAGGCCGAGCAGCCCGAGGGCCAGGGTGAGCAGGGCTACGGAGGACTCGGGTGCGGTCGCCGAGACGACGCCGGCGGCCAGCAGCGTGACGCCGGACGCCACGGCGACCGGGATGCGCCCGACCCGGTCGACGAGGACACCCGTGATCGGCGACGGCAGGTACATCCCGGCGATGTGGACGGCGATGACCAGGCCGGTGGCGCCGAGCCCGTGGCCGTGGTCCTGCATGTGCACCGGAGTCATCGTCATGACCGCGACCATGACCAGCTGGGTGAGGACCATCGTGGCGGCGCCCGCGGTGACGCTCGCCCTGAACCGCGGCGAGCGCCCCGGTGAATCGCCCGGCCCCGGGACGGCCTCACCCCCGGGCAGGGCTCGGGCGACCTGCAGCGGGTCGGGCCGCAGCAGGACGAACAGGACCGCCGCGGCGATGCCGTAGCCGACGGCGGCTAGCACGAACGGCCCGGCCAGCGCGGGGATGTGCCACTGTTCGGCGGCGCGGCCGGTGACCGTGACCAGGTTGGGGCCGACGACCGCGCCCAGGGTGGTGGCGACGAGTACGGCGCTGACCGCGCGGCCGCGCCGGTCCGGCCCGACCAGGTCGGCACCGGCATACCGGGCCTGCAGATTCGTGGCGGTGCCCGCGCCGTAGACCAGCAGCGACACCAGCAGCAGCGGGACGTTGTCGAGGCTGGCGGCGAGCACGACGCCCACCCCGCCGAGTGCCCCGGCCAGGTAGCCCGCGGTCAGGCCGGCGCGCCGGCCGAGGCGTTGCGACAGGCGTCCGATCAGCAGCGCGGCGGCCGCCGAACCCGCGGTGAACAGGGCGGAGGGCAGGCCGGACAGGCTGGTGGTGCCGAGCATCGACTGCGCCAGCAATGCGCCGACGGTGACGCCGGCGGCGAGTCCGGCGCCGCTGAACACCTGGGACGCCATGACGACCGCGAGGGTGCGGCGGTGCAGGGCCGCAAGGTCGGCGGTCGACTCGACGTGGGTGGTGGCCATCAGGAGGGTGTCCTTCCGCCGCGGCTGATCCCCTGATGATGGTCGATCACCGGGACCGGTGGCCGGAGGGGTCCGCACCGTCGAGGGCGGGCCGCCCGGGAGAACGGCCGTTCTCCCGGGTCGGCGCCCAGGATCAGGACGCGGGCCGCCACATGCGGAAGAACGGCGTCCCGTCGGGCAGCGGAATCTCGAACGTCGCCATGTCGGTGTAGCCGTGCCGCCGGTACAACCGGACGTTGTCGCCGTTGGTGGCCTCCAGGTACGCGGGCACCCCGGCCGCGTCCAGCTCGGCGTGGGTGTGCGCCATCAGCGCCCCGCCCAGCCCCCGGCGCTGCGCACCCGGGTGCACCGCCAGGAACGCCAGATGCCAGTGCGGCTCGTCCGGGTGGTGCGTGTCGAACAGCTCGTCGAGCGCCCGGAACCGCTCCAGGTACGGCCCGGCCAGCGCGGCGAGCCGGGCATGGTACGACGGCGGCTCGGGCGTCTTGCCGGTGCGGTCGAACCACACCGCCGTGGCGGCCGGGCCGTCGGCTCCGGGCACCACGTCGACGCGGCCGTGCCCGGCGGCGTGCTCGGTGTACAGGGTGAAGTAGTCACCCATGACGCGCAGCCGGTCACCGCCGTCCGGAACCAGGTAGTGGTTGGCGTCGAGCCGGTCGAACGACAGCGCGACCAGGGCACCCACGGCGCTGAGTTCGGCGGCGGCGGCCGGGCGGATCGCCGCGTTCATCGCCGGGCCTCCGGCTGTGCGGGCCGGGCCGGAACTGTCGCGCTCACCGCTTTGCCTCCTGCTCGCCGGCCTGTCCGAGGACCGCCGCGAAGCCGCGCGGGGCCGCGGTGACGCTGCGGGCGCCGAAGCCGATCCCGGCGTACACCTGGGGGCGGGCGGTGCGCAGGATCAGCGCCCACGCGACCCCCACCAGGGCGACGGTCCCGAAGGCCAGCGGCACCACCCAGGTGGGTGCGGATCCGGGCGCCACGCCGAACAGGATCGCGATGTTGGTCAGCGCCAGGTACGTCATGACCAGCAGCAACGCGGTGCTGATCAGTGGCGCGCCGACCCGGTGCCAGGCGTCCTCGCCGGCGGGCTGGCGGGCGAAGTACCCGAGCACGGCGACCGAGGTGAGCGTGATCAGCAGCAGGACTCCGATGCCGCCGCCCGTGCCGCCCCAGAAGAACAGCTGGACCAGCGGATCCCAGCCCGCGAACGCGTACAGCCCGATGACCACCAGGCCGAGGGCGGACTGCGCCAGGGAGCCGTTCTTCGGCGCGCCGGTGCCCGGCACGGTCCGGCCGAACGCGCGCGGGAGCACCCCTTCGCGGCCGAGGGAGAACGTGTACCGGGCGATGATGTTGTGGAAGGAGATCATGGCGGCGATCAGGGACGTCAGGAACAGGGCGTGGCCCAGGTGCAGCGCCAGGGTGCCGATCCGGTCGGCCGCCAGGTTGAAGAACAGCTCGGGACCCTCGGTACCGGCCCGGCTCACCGCCTCGGGACCGGCCGCCGAGATCATCGCCCAGGCGGCGAAGCCGTACAGGACGGCGATGAGGGTGATGGCGAGGTAGGTGGCCCGCGCCACGGTGCGCCGGGGGTCGCGGGACTCCTCGCTGAAGACCACGGACTGCTCGAAGCCGACGAACCCGGTGACCGCCATGACCAGCAGGGCGCCCGCTCCCGCGCCGACCAGGCCGCTCGGGTCGAGCGGGGCCGCGGCGGGCTGGAACCCGGGAGAGCTCACGTCCGCGAGGGCGAACGCCACGACGAGCACGATCTCGGCGACCAGCAGCGTGGCCAGCACCTTTCCGTTGACCGCGACGTCGCGTACCCCGAGGACGGCGACCAGGGCCCACGCGCCCAGCGCCAGCACCCACCACTGCACGTCGACGCCGAACCAGTCCGCGAACAGCGGCGCCGCGATCGCGCCGAACCCGCCGTACGCGGCGATCTGGAACATGTTGTACGCCACCAGCGCGACCCACGCCGCGCCGACGCCCAGCGGGCGGCCCAGCCCGCGGGAGACGTAGGCGTAGAACGCGCCCGCGTTGGCGATGTGCCGGGCCATGGCCACGTAGCCGACCGAGAACACCGCCAGCACCAGGGCGACCGCGGCGAACGCGACCGGGATGCCGGTGAGGCCGGTGACGGCCAGGCCGGTGGGGACCACGCCGGCGACGACCGTGAGGGGTGCCGCCGCCGACATCACGAAGAACACGACGGCGGCGACGCCGAGGCGGTCGCGGGCCAGGGCGGTGGAGAGGTTGCTGACCGCCGGGGCGGTGGTGGTTGCGGTGGTGGACACGCGCGTCTCCAGCAGGGGGTGAGGGATGGGTGGGTGTCAGGCGCGGCGGGCCATCACGGCGTCGCCCACCGCGGCCTCGGCGTGCCCGACCAGCTCCTGGAGCATGGCCGGCAGCCGGCGGCGTAGCTGGTCGAACAGGTGCTCACGCTCGCGAGCGTCGTACGTGACGAGCAGGTGCTGGTCGAGGCCCGTGGCGAGGATGAGCCCGGCCAGCACGAGGTCGGGGATGTCGAGCAGCTCACCGCGGCCGACCGCCGTGCGAACCCGGCTGCCGGGCCAGCCCGCGACCGCGTTGTCCACCGGCACGTACGTGACCCGGTGGCCCCGCAGCCCGCGCCGCTCGTGGCGGTGGACGAGCCCGGCGCGGCTGAGCCGGCGGGCGACCAGGTCGGTGGCGACCCCGGTGGCCAGGAACGAGATCCATTCGCGGACCTGCCGGTGTTGCGGCTCCCGGATGAGCTGTTCCAGCACGGCCGTGGTGGCGGCGTCGGTGGTGGGCCGGTCGTCCACTATGGTGATCCGCCCGTCGCGCAGGTCCAGCCGCCGCCACAGGATGAGCTCGGCCAGCAGGCCGGCGGCCAGGCCGAGGCCGAGGGTGGCGGGGCTGAGCAGGCACCGGCCGCGCGGGGTGTCGTGGGCGGCGAGGAACAGGTCGTCGGCGAGTGGTAGCTGCGGCGGTGACGCCACTGCCCGTCTCCTCTCGGCCGGCTGTCGCCGCCCGGCGGGCGGTGCGTCGGCAGGTACGGTTCGTCGCCGCGTCGGTGGCCGCCCCGGGCCGGGTGTGTCCATCCCTTCATCACGGTGCGCTGTCCCCGCGCGAC
Protein-coding regions in this window:
- the paaN gene encoding phenylacetic acid degradation protein PaaN produces the protein MTTPADLYEQHRELLDQAIAAAGARDYWSAYPESPSKSVYGEDAAPAGERAFTALLGKQFPIEVPGATGTVSTERSPYGIELGVSYPRADPAALVAAARAATPGWRAAGPYGRAGVAAEILRRINARSFELAHAVQHTTGQAFVMAFQAGGPHAQDRGLEAVAYALAETTRVPVVSTWAKPQRGGEPLRLAKTSTVVGRGVGLVIGCNTFPTWNGYPGLFASLVTGNPVIVKPHPGAVLPLAITVQIAREVLTEAGLDPNVVTLAVEERGDGIAATLATHPDVRIVDFTGSSEFGNWLEANARQAVVYTEKSGLNTVVVDSTDDYKAMLRNLSFSLSLYSGQMCTTPQNFLVPAGGFDTDAGRRSPDEFAADLAAALDKLLGDPKRAAGTLGAIVNEGVLARIAEAGSAAGVVHPSTAVADEQFPNATIRTPVVARLDAADEKIYTREWFGPVSFVIATESTAHSLRVFTETVRQHGALTAAVYSTSPQVVEQAREAALDAGVHLAENLTGGVFVNQTAAFSDLHGTGANPAATASLTDAYFVTGRFFTVQSRHHVEAADA
- the paaI gene encoding hydroxyphenylacetyl-CoA thioesterase PaaI — translated: MARTAAHEMFDRDAASRGLGMELIGAADGAAEVRMPVTPAMVNGHDIAHGGFVFLLADTAFACACNSHGPVTVAAGADIAFLRPVRTGEVLVAQARERVRQGRTGIYDVTVTREGTDEVVAEFRGRSHVVRAPGAPR
- a CDS encoding TetR/AcrR family transcriptional regulator, whose protein sequence is MTGAAGNPPARSPLPRAERIPREGARPRRGRPGHDQDAVLTAAVRLFNERGYEATSMGELAERLGITKSSIYHHVSSKQELLRMAVDHALDGLFEAADEVRAGHTPAIERLELLIRRSVLVLADRLEYVTLLLRVRGNTAVEQQALLRRRVFDAIVTDLVKQAQADGALRPDVDPATAARLLFGMVNSLIEWYSPARGAAEPLADTITAIAFDGLRTRP
- the iolB gene encoding 5-deoxy-glucuronate isomerase, with the protein product MPPDDAPREIGPLVPRGSTGQPPFELVVTPESAGWRYCGLRVLDLSVGTRATFTTGADEMLVLPLAGGCDVTCDDERVTLTGRDSVFSRISDFAYLPREATVTVRAPSGGRFALPGARASRRLPFRYGAAQDVAVELRGAGQASRQVNNVCTPETFDADRLIVCEVITPGGNWSSYPPHKHDEPRPGEAPLEEIYYFEVGASPSGAAGVGYQRAYGHPDRPIDVCAEVRGGDAVLIPYGWHGPTMAAPGYDLYHLNVMAGPGQRRWLACDDPAHAWVRAAWSGQPVDPRLPMTSATARRRRRPGPASGLR
- a CDS encoding MFS transporter; its protein translation is MATTHVESTADLAALHRRTLAVVMASQVFSGAGLAAGVTVGALLAQSMLGTTSLSGLPSALFTAGSAAAALLIGRLSQRLGRRAGLTAGYLAGALGGVGVVLAASLDNVPLLLVSLLVYGAGTATNLQARYAGADLVGPDRRGRAVSAVLVATTLGAVVGPNLVTVTGRAAEQWHIPALAGPFVLAAVGYGIAAAVLFVLLRPDPLQVARALPGGEAVPGPGDSPGRSPRFRASVTAGAATMVLTQLVMVAVMTMTPVHMQDHGHGLGATGLVIAVHIAGMYLPSPITGVLVDRVGRIPVAVASGVTLLAAGVVSATAPESSVALLTLALGLLGLGWNLGLVSGTAIVTDAAPPSTRAKTQGTVDLCVALSGAGGGIASGMIMSATSYATLSVIGGVLALAVIPFVASSGRRP
- a CDS encoding GNAT family N-acetyltransferase; the protein is MNAAIRPAAAAELSAVGALVALSFDRLDANHYLVPDGGDRLRVMGDYFTLYTEHAAGHGRVDVVPGADGPAATAVWFDRTGKTPEPPSYHARLAALAGPYLERFRALDELFDTHHPDEPHWHLAFLAVHPGAQRRGLGGALMAHTHAELDAAGVPAYLEATNGDNVRLYRRHGYTDMATFEIPLPDGTPFFRMWRPAS
- a CDS encoding APC family permease — protein: MSTTATTTAPAVSNLSTALARDRLGVAAVVFFVMSAAAPLTVVAGVVPTGLAVTGLTGIPVAFAAVALVLAVFSVGYVAMARHIANAGAFYAYVSRGLGRPLGVGAAWVALVAYNMFQIAAYGGFGAIAAPLFADWFGVDVQWWVLALGAWALVAVLGVRDVAVNGKVLATLLVAEIVLVVAFALADVSSPGFQPAAAPLDPSGLVGAGAGALLVMAVTGFVGFEQSVVFSEESRDPRRTVARATYLAITLIAVLYGFAAWAMISAAGPEAVSRAGTEGPELFFNLAADRIGTLALHLGHALFLTSLIAAMISFHNIIARYTFSLGREGVLPRAFGRTVPGTGAPKNGSLAQSALGLVVIGLYAFAGWDPLVQLFFWGGTGGGIGVLLLITLTSVAVLGYFARQPAGEDAWHRVGAPLISTALLLVMTYLALTNIAILFGVAPGSAPTWVVPLAFGTVALVGVAWALILRTARPQVYAGIGFGARSVTAAPRGFAAVLGQAGEQEAKR
- a CDS encoding GOLPH3/VPS74 family protein; the protein is MASPPQLPLADDLFLAAHDTPRGRCLLSPATLGLGLAAGLLAELILWRRLDLRDGRITIVDDRPTTDAATTAVLEQLIREPQHRQVREWISFLATGVATDLVARRLSRAGLVHRHERRGLRGHRVTYVPVDNAVAGWPGSRVRTAVGRGELLDIPDLVLAGLILATGLDQHLLVTYDAREREHLFDQLRRRLPAMLQELVGHAEAAVGDAVMARRA